TTTCTTTTGCAATATATCGTGTTTCCCATTCCTGATTATCTCGATTTCCACTCGTTCATGTTGATACTCAATTGCATACGTTTCTAGCCAACCAATCACATTGATTCAAATCACTCAAATTCAGTGTTAATTAGAGACCTTCGTGAGTCACAAATTAcccatttatttttcttttaaattgagTTCTGTAGGAATTTCTTAACGTAACGACTGCAGCGGAAGTCATTATCTGCAACCTCTAAGTTGTATTTTCGGATTTCCTCTCTAACAGCCATTAAAATGAACAGTAAAACAATTACGAATATGGAAAATTGTACTTCTGCGAAATCAAATGGAAAACGATATttaaaggaaatgaaaaataacgTAGTAACAGACtgcttctataaaaaaaaaagatttacgaaaaaaaaaatctttgattttaacaacAATATAAAACAAGTTCAAAGATTCAAACACGTGCGAACTTTTCAATCTAATGGAGATTaatcaaattgtgaaaataaatgcATAGAAAAACCTTACAATGTTATGAAGATGcatcaaattgtgaaaaaatagaTGGGAGGGGGGTCAAtgctttttaattattaaaaacttcttccggtttttttttttcagaagcaGTATGGAGTACGGAccttgatttcttgttttctgaTGCTAGAGCTTTAACCAGTGATTTCTTAACAAAAAACATCAGTGCAGTTGGTCTTGCTAACCTCACGGGCTATTCACCGGAAACTGCATATATCACTCCGAATTTCCTCAACTTCGTGTTCGCATTAACGACGTTCGCCATTCGTTATTCAGCAGTGTTCTGGTACACGAACAAAACTCTGTCGTTTGTATACGCAGCCGAGCTACTTTTTATGAGCTTCGATTCAATATTTATGTTTGCAGGATTTTCTATATTGTACAAACTCACAAAATCAGTTGATCGATACAATGACCCCGTTGACCTTATATTGAACTCCAGTGGCATTCTGGGACTGTACATCACAAGTGGTTTCGTTGTGATGTTCTCGTCGTACGTTGTGTTCGAATACAGTGCTTACCATTTCATGGAGAAGTTCAAAAAAGTTGACAGAAAACATAATccagaaaaatacaaaaatcaatcTATTGCTTCTAAAGGAATTTGTAATGGATACTTTTCCCATTCAAGTGCTGTcgtgatttttattttacttgccGTTTTTCGCGGTCCCATCTATTATGACATCATTGCTGTTTATAGACTAACGTCCGATGGCTGCCTGTTGGCGTGCCTCGTGGTAGGAGTTTGCTATTTGGTGACCTGGATTTTTCTATGGACTCTGCTAACTATTAAACAAGAGTGGATGTTTCGAATTCTTGATTATGCGAACGTTGGACAACCGATATTTGTGATAAAAAGCGACCGACTTTCAAAAACCAACTCAATCTCAATAGGCTCTATCGAACTGAAAGATGTGACCTTGGAGAGGAAACGCGGGCCAGGGTCGGTACCCAGTATTGATATTACTCCGAGTGAGAGTGGCTTTGATGAATGTGAAGTAGGGTTGTCGTCCGAGGATGACCGCTATGGGACAGTGCTAGCCCCGGTCCATGAAGACAGCATTGAAAACGGCTTCCCCAGTGACGTCATCGTGCGCAGAAATCGACATAGACGGAGTGGACCGCGGTGTGTGACATTTCACGATCCGATACGTCATTCTGTGGGGAGCCTGTGTGAGAGAGACCCATCACGTAGTCGATCGCCGGCTCCTAGTGAGAGCACGATGCACGTGACGGCCGAGGTCCATAGACTGGGTCCGCGAACTCAGTATCAGCGGAGAAGTTCTGACCCCGAAATGAAGCAGGCCTTCAAACGACGCCATAACAACATTATGTTGGCTGCTCTTAGAAACAACACATCGAGTCCTGAAATCAAGAACAATGCCGATTATTTAACAAACGTTAATGATTTATCTACAAGTTCAGACGATGTTCGAAGCAACGCTTCTGAACCACTTTTAAATCAACCAATGAGATTGTCCGATGCTCGTAACTACGGAACTTCATTCGGGAACGCACCGCAGTCTCGAGAGATGGCGGTTTACAAACCATCTAATCTCGATACAGCAAGAGAAGTGTCAACATCTCCCAAAACGCCAGTGAACGCTGAAACCTCTTTAGACACTTCGGTGTCACTGACAGAAAGTGGGATAGCTCAGTCCAATGTCACGGACATAACCACCATATTGTCCGAGGACGAGTATGAAAACTTTAAAGGTGCAAAACAGCCAGACATCGTGCCAAACCAGCATTCAGGTTCCCCGCATAGAGTCTATCCCAAACCCCAGAATTTCATATCGAACAC
This is a stretch of genomic DNA from Crassostrea angulata isolate pt1a10 chromosome 4, ASM2561291v2, whole genome shotgun sequence. It encodes these proteins:
- the LOC128181257 gene encoding uncharacterized protein LOC128181257 — its product is MVVLKPKSSSFNSLWSISYSVIVVSVQCYISYRNISEYQDSLRNQWNRETPPEVGLKLGLTIVSFIVLPFFLLSSIFRTGNYGNDGYKLGRDHAICPISGGILDHIGSEFGRRLWRYAPPFAPSLHVLSAFCLLFPDVLISAKEIQLQLKPTEAVWSTDLDFLFSDARALTSDFLTKNISAVGLANLTGYSPETAYITPNFLNFVFALTTFAIRYSAVFWYTNKTLSFVYAAELLFMSFDSIFMFAGFSILYKLTKSVDRYNDPVDLILNSSGILGLYITSGFVVMFSSYVVFEYSAYHFMEKFKKVDRKHNPEKYKNQSIASKGICNGYFSHSSAVVIFILLAVFRGPIYYDIIAVYRLTSDGCLLACLVVGVCYLVTWIFLWTLLTIKQEWMFRILDYANVGQPIFVIKSDRLSKTNSISIGSIELKDVTLERKRGPGSVPSIDITPSESGFDECEVGLSSEDDRYGTVLAPVHEDSIENGFPSDVIVRRNRHRRSGPRCVTFHDPIRHSVGSLCERDPSRSRSPAPSESTMHVTAEVHRLGPRTQYQRRSSDPEMKQAFKRRHNNIMLAALRNNTSSPEIKNNADYLTNVNDLSTSSDDVRSNASEPLLNQPMRLSDARNYGTSFGNAPQSREMAVYKPSNLDTAREVSTSPKTPVNAETSLDTSVSLTESGIAQSNVTDITTILSEDEYENFKGAKQPDIVPNQHSGSPHRVYPKPQNFISNTKPGVSRRDSANYSMASSQDTSSNDSDPVQRPPALCSQVSKSAKS